The window AATTTGCATACCATCATCACCAACATTGACATTTCCTAGATCACCGGCATGACGATGTTCGTCCTCAGGAGCACCATGCTCTTTTGCGTGTGGGTTGAAATGTGGCCCTGCAAATAGATTACGAAAAGATTAAGCCATAGGAATTTCACATGAACAAAAAGAACTTTTCCCAATAATCCAAGCAGTTAAAACATGTATGAAGATATTTTCCCAGCCAGTTAATCATACCAGTTGACATGCAACCATTTGTTGTATCTCCAAGAGCGTGGACATGGAAACCATGAAGCCCTGGCTTTAGGCCAGAAAAGCTTCCGGTTACAGTGGTTGGACCTGaacaaaaatcaaatttaagaTGATTAtacagagaaaaaaaaatactaatttcAGAAATTACAAGAGTGGTGGAATACCATCTCCCTCTTGGGTGAAAAAGATAGTCCCTTTGACAGTCTCACTACTTCCAAGAACAGCAACAGCCTTCACCATTGTTCTATGTGATCTAGAAAAGGTAGAAGTTAAATAACTGCAATATAAACCGTTGCTAAGTACATAAAAGCATATGTAAGAGCATGGCAACtagaaaaagagaagagaaacGAAACATATGGAGAGCATAAATATGCAACACATATATGCAAAACCAGAAAACCTCAGGGACAAAAACAAAGCGGTCCATGGTTTCTTGTTATTATTAGAGAGAGCACAAACATACAGAAGATGATGAAGTAAGACTGTAAGAACAAGACTATAATCTAGACATCAGAACAAGACATGGAAAAATAGTAACTATCGCAACAAAGAAAAAGGTATATGCACATCACAAGAAATTCTGTGAGTTTTTAGTCTTCAAAACACTCAGCCACTATTATTTCTTCAATAGTTTGATCTCAATACTATTCTAAAACTAAAAGTATGCGATTAACACGTTCAAAGTTAAATTTACAAACCAAGGTGTTAATACTACATTATCAATAACTGAACCGTAGAACAGTTAACAGATCACataatttgaaaatataagAACACAAATGTCCTTGAATGTGTAAATCAACCAAAGTAAAGATAAATCAATAAATCAAAGTCTAAGCACCGCTTGATATTCGGACTTGTAGAACATAAGAGATCTGAAAATCATTAGACAACTTGAAGCCAACAGTACATAATTGTTAATTTCATCTCCGAGAAAATCTCAGAGGTGCTTAGTAACACTGTCCATAGATTCAACTCGACTTCATAAAGGAAAATAACGAATAGAGCATAAGCTACCGAAGAAGGACAAAAAATTGGAAAAGCATCCACCAAAAAATCACATCATATCAAGAAAACACAAATCACTTTAGAACGGCAATCATACTGAGACAAGATCATTTCAAATTATCTATTCTATTCATTTCCATCTCAAAATCTCAAGAAATCACATAGATAGACCAGAGAGAAGAGGAAATTTCAAGGTCAACAACGACTAACATAACCTGAGCAAAAACTGAATAGATCGGTTAAGAAACCATATAATATCCCTAATCAAGAGCCTCAAACACCAAATCCAAGCATAGATTCAATAAAACACTCAAGCAATTGCAATAAGCAAAAAAAAAGATCCTCAAACTCATATAGGATTAAGAAGAACCATCAAAACACAGAAACTAAGCAGATCTTTTAGAAATTAAAGAAGAAATTAAGTAACAAATGGATCGAGAAATCAGTATCGGAACTTTGAGAGTTCAGGCATTACCTCAGAGCACCCCTTTGAGAAAATcgagagagagatagagagagtgAGGAGGTAGTAATTGTCTTGCGGCTAGAGTGGTCTGTTTTTGACTGATATAGGGAGAAATTgtgaataataaaaataagggaTAAGTTAGAAAACAGGAGAAGTATCAACTTAGCCTACACCTACTTAAAATATGTAATAATTGTagatttaacatttaaaaaaaatatcatttttttttggttacaaGGAAAATGAAAAACACAACACAACAGAAAAAGGCTACATGAGGTAGCAATTAAACGGGGGAGGCCGGCTCCCATAGCGTCATCTTGCAGCAGCTTCGCGGGGGAGCACGGTGGAGAGTGGTGCAACCAATAGGAGTCTCAAAAGCCTTCGACGCAAGAAAATCGGCACATCTATTTTTCTCCCTGTAGATATGGTTAATAGAAATGTGATCAAACTTCGTTATGAGAATTTGTATAGTCCGAATCAGGGAGCGAGAAGGATGGTGTAATGGGCACGGACTCTTGAGGAAGTTCACCACTTCGGCACAATCAGACTCGACTTCCACATTCCTCGCCCCTAGATCAACAGTTATGCGAAGCCCTGAGATTAAGCCCCATAACTCCGCTTCGAAGGAGCTTCCCTTTCCAATATTATGCAGAAACCCGCTTATCCATTGGCCATTGAGGTCTCTGAGAATACCCCCAGCTGCAATCAAATTAGAATGTTCTCGGTGAGAACCATGTTAAGCTTCCAGACATTCTCAAGAGGCTTGACCCAACTGAGCCACTTTTCTTCTCGATGCACAGCAATATGATTAGGCGAGAGATTAGCCCAGCAACGTTTGTTTTCACCCACTCGTCGTCTGATAAAATTGCCTTTGTTGTAAGGGATCACAAAATCAGGTTGGAAGAGAGACTTGTTACGCCATTCCCATACAATAGAGGTCTCTAGGCGGATTTCCGAGGCCTCTGAATTGTTGCAGACCTGtgtcggactttgtcttctagtcaacggatcattggtgctgtcttGACGACTACACAGCTTGACTTGATCGGCCTTGCCTTCAATCTTATGCTGAgttacattctactcagcttcttcggtcggcttcgccttcaagcgttattttgaagaagacttttcttttaacaaGGCTGGGTTacattttactcagcttctgttgtgtgTCTTTGCTCATGCTaacttcgttctgtctttctttttattgaacacttagttcctgttctcgttagtaaacttactcaacattgaacaaactcattagtacaattaaatcaaagcacttaaatttaattgtcttaatcatgggattatcttaaataattttgtcaaatcaaaatcatgtggaaaggtgtttcaacaatcacCTTGTACACCACGTTACATAAGCTAATGGGCCGAAATTGCATAAGAGAAGTGGGATTCGGGAGTTTGGGAATGAGGACAAGCAAAGTTTGATTGACTGCAGCTACCGACTCCAGACCTTCAAACACCCTCAAGGCGAAATTACATATGCTTGAATGCACTGAACCCCAATgcttttgaaagaaaaaagcaGGTAAGCCATCGATACCGGGAGCTTTACTTGGGGCCATATCAAATAAAGCTGATTTGATGTCAACCACGGTCACTGGCCTGAAAATATTTGCTAACTTCTCATCTACGACATGAGGAAAGGACATCGTTGATTCCAGCAGGCCACACTGCAAATCAAGATCACACTCACAGAGGTTGGCGTAATACTCCATGGCATGTTGCCGAATTGAATTAAGATCGTAAATCCAATTTCCGTCAGTGCCTTGAATAGCCtcaattttactcttttttCTCCTAATAACAGTAGATAGATGGTAATATACAGTGTTacgtgttggtcccttataacgtgacaaggttagttccaaggggggatatgaattatttaaaattttatccgttaaggctgacttcttttcttgaGAAAatgtttacacagcggcgctaagtaattttaagacacaagcttagtcaacttgtgactaagtctgtttctttccttgagtcaggagatagcacttagagtctattcctgaactcagcttcttagtgcactcaactcagcgtgagttcgttacttagtcagttttatagcaagcaatatataaagaagtttaagggttagaaatatgttactcagcagacatatcctggttcggcctcttctcctacgtccagtccccggaacgcgttccgagctttttgaattctctactgagctctttaaaggtagagcacgaaaccttttacaatagaagctgagtatacaagagtaccttcctctatacctctactcactcctataactaccgttgagtactataaccgagtactcagcctctcctttctattcttctagaaatgataaagtgtttgtcctaaacaataattgttaagacactttagacgattgaaatcacacaagacttttacacaatgattggaaattggtgtaagattttgctttgcttttctcacagaacttcaagtatgaatttggacagcgtttcgactaattgaagatgtgcatcgaatgaagcaattgagaggcctttatatagtgacacttaaggcaccggtaatttcgaatttcgaaataaccgttggaggcaaacggcttcctgtcgttgtcactcaggacgtgctcagtgtcgttggccaatgagattcttgcatcttctgtctacggcagtgctcagcagcttttcgtcagatgaacagaatgtttcgatatTTAcgtcaaagtcttccagacagcttcctgcgtcttctgaactttacccaaagtagaaatactttgtctagaagttggttctgttctgccgctgacctgactgcactgtcgctcaactcagcaacttcctcttgaagcttttgttagaaggcttctcgatccttcttcatgctgagtcgtcgttttacttgatacgactgcgttttagcttcttgggccgtgaggtcttgatctgttgacctgggcttgacttccacttatgggcctttagactttttatcttaatgtcttataaatcaataaactcaacattgaacaaacatattagttgtgaataaatcaaagcattcaaatttaatgtgttagaatattttttatcaattacttaaataattttgtcaaatcaaaatcatgtggaaaggtgtttcaacaaactcccccattttgatgttggcaaaaatattcaattgaagaactcagtattgagctcccccatgatagttgaccttatattactcaggatactcccccgtaagggttgagctactgacttagttttactttaaacatttcaaggtttaatcaagtaagtctaaggtcagttttcagaaataggtcagcccATGgaatatattctttttaactcagtttatgcgaaagatttagatatcagagagcgctgagtatatctttgttcaatgtgtttaagaagacatataaaagaggtcaacttatagatcaacacaacATACAATCATAGAGCAATGTAGACAattaacacagttgatttaatgaagatgcgttagaGTTTataacaaaacataagtaagcatcacataagattgatcaattttgaaaaaggtagatgcatgtatagttttgtattcagggtcagcacaacaaaattcatatgggaaagactacaagtttttaAAATCTAAGTCTAGCGATCCTAGCCAAGCTAgccaagctattttttcttgtagttgagttgggcttcatgctctttagcttttcaTTTTCCCTTGAATTTTTGCTGACTTCCTGATGCTTCTCCTGattgttgagttctttgagcttgttctttctccctcgttttgccaccatcggtaggaggaggaatgaaggtgtcttcaatggcagcATGAGTTAAgcgtttagagaatgccttaagcctgcgcgtgctttcattgatgccatcaaaaacaggaacaccCTCATCTAAGACAGAACATGGAATCCTGATAtccgaggcactgagcatactcaggatatatgcttgagactttccaacccagtgtatactgtcagtgagcatggcaaaggcttgatgaaacatctttagcaaggaCGTGTCAAAATACTGACATTGAGCATTTGAGTGgcgcacgtggttgaaagtaactcgagagtacttcagaatttcattcgtcttgagttggtcagtttccatctcttccttactcaagttgagtagatgGACATcctcactgatttgctcaatggagcattgggaggaggaagagagttgctcatttgttctggcttgctcagtgtgaagttggttgaagagttgatgaacttcagcagaagttgcatacattgtgttcgcagttgacagttgatgaagttgaccctgtagagagttcatatgattgaccatggtcagctggagttcggccaacTTTGTTATTGATTCAtgtctgggctgttgagactgaagtgaagtcatgacactcagaagatccttaagacctttgatttctgtgagaagctgagtgacagacgaaagctaagttggctcaacaggaactgacccagcggcatcggTATTTGTTTGATGGAGGTCTTGGAGTAGAGCTTGAGTTGAGTCAATAATTCTTCGACCATACTCAGAGGCATTCAGATATGAGAAGGATCCATCATTATTTGGCCCAGTTGTCGGAGTACGAGTagaaccggatggaggaggtgtttggttctgctcaatgtTAGAAGTGCCAACATGATCAGCAGCTGGTCTTGAGTATAGATTTCCAGTAGAAGCTGACTGGatgatattctgcacttgtaTTTATGGAAGAGAAAGATCGACATaattatctacttgctcagggtcagactgaagctgactggtttgaAGAGGGTGAAGAATTTCagcactgacctgagcaggtatttTCTTAGCtggctcaacatgttgagcaacaggaacttcgagcacttgctcgggatCATCTTGGTTTAGGAGAGCAGTTGAGTCGGTATATTCCTTATGCTGAGAAACAGAGGattgcttttcctgttgctctggtggagactcaatGGGATTTGAGAAGATCTTAAATTGCATATCTGATAGGTCAGTAATCTAATCCCGCAGAGGTGAGTCACTCATAAGGTCAATGATAGGGGATCgatgtgccttcttcttaagtctccttaacttcttagtcttttgaggagaggggtcagcaggaatggactcaatagagtcagtaggtgaagttgccccttgatcagtgtgttcctttgctgttggctcaacatcttcttcttcaacctgctcagtgtaggTTGTTTCATATTGTTCAACATCTGATGGCTCATGTTGCTCATCATCCACTGTTTCTTCATTATAAAAGtgaccacccagttcttcttcatcttatTCACCATGTGGTTGCTCAATGTCAACGCCAAGACTTCGTGCAAAGTGTGAGTCAGGAGGAATGACGAAGTCAGTGGGAGGTGCATTGATTGGACTTAACTTAGaagagattttcttcttctttctcagtggttgctcatcagtgtcctctttctcttctacctcaggctcagcttgccttttgaggttttccaTTAACTTAGGTCCATCCTGACCTTGTTGaatttgaggcttagttcctctggACACAAACTTAAGCTTTTTCGGTGGAGAAACAGCGTCTCTATAGGGgctttgaacagctttcctctttctgtcctTTGGGTTAGCTTGAGTTCTCGTTTCCTTCTTTCCTTTTCGGGTCATCATCCTCTTTGTATCCGGAACAgtggccccttttcctttcttagggaTAATCGGTTGGTCATAGACCAAGCCGAACAGTGCAGCTGCAGTGATTTCTGTTCCCcaggtgtggatttcctcaaccaaactcaccttgtgatctttgaggattctagtaataatggagcctaacctaagggttccagtgctCCGTTGAAAACCACCGATAATaaagactggcatattgatcAGCTGGTAGTTCATCATGTGATAAATGAAGCATTGTTCGAAGTTCGTCGCTGAGCTGGTGTAGTTGATCTTGGGGAaaaggaagttggtcagtatgtagtgggccatcttctgattctgacccatggaagtgctggATATCTCTCCTACGTGATCAGCGGGTTTGCAGAACTCAACGGGATACTCAATTTTgtcttggtcacctgatttttCTGAGTTGaactccttcgtttttcagcttgagcagtgaggcaaggtaagcagggttgatgaagataaccttcccttgaaccttggtgaccatgtagtcacggttatcatcagcggctcttaggttagcatagaattccttcactaactcaggataggtggcttctcggactgagaacagctcggtccagtcgttctttgagatccactcacagaagggttgctcagcttccacaaatcccttcgaaAACCAGcgagagtggtcaaccttataccccctAACACTCTCGTATACCAGTGAGTAGGTTCTCTCTATGGgtttcttacccttgtccttctGTTGTTTCCCTCTTGAAGAGGCAGCTTGGTCAGCCTGATTTTTCTTCCTTGGGGTAGTGACCTTAGAATGGTCACGATGACCaggttcttgagacttggtgggagtctctcTATGTTCTTGCTGAgtaggagatggagggttttcatcggagcgattatcGACGTAACCGGCACCGaagacattctgagaatcttttgtcatgattcttagagaagtttgagaagtttgggaatttttagagaagaggatttgaataccagaaatttctaagcgtaaagaggtaaaagtgagaaatcgttcactatttatagagatgtcgagtttatctgaagcgttgaggtggccgtttgacctcgagatactcaatcgacaaggattctggcatttatgacacattcggcgtatgtattttctaattattacgcttacgtcatcttaggtggctatttaactcgcgtgttttgcattaaatttttcaacggatctttactcagtgttaaggattcCAAACGTTTAAGGTTCTGAGTAATTAGTTCAATGCAAAAGAATCatttgtgtgcttagtaactcagcttgagataatcactcagcgtgtatatctactcagtatGCAATAGacattgatttagcataaatcactcagcatggtagtCAGCTCAgtatgcatatatcacataatatacttggaatttattgaagaggattaaacataccaatggcttctctaagtatgttgaattgctcacgagccagtggctttgtgaagatatcagcaagctgctcatccgttgggacataggtcagcttgatctctcccttgagtgtTAAGGATTCCAAACGTTTAAGGTTCTGAGTAATTAGTTCAATGCAAAAGAATCatt is drawn from Euphorbia lathyris chromosome 9, ddEupLath1.1, whole genome shotgun sequence and contains these coding sequences:
- the LOC136205653 gene encoding superoxide dismutase [Cu-Zn] 4A, encoding MVKAVAVLGSSETVKGTIFFTQEGDGPTTVTGSFSGLKPGLHGFHVHALGDTTNGCMSTGPHFNPHAKEHGAPEDEHRHAGDLGNVNVGDDGTVNFTIVDKQIPLTGPNSIIGRAVVVHADPDDLGKGGHELSKSTGNAGGRVACGIIGLQG